A window of the Halichoerus grypus chromosome 2, mHalGry1.hap1.1, whole genome shotgun sequence genome harbors these coding sequences:
- the RNF44 gene encoding RING finger protein 44 isoform X2, whose protein sequence is MRPWALAVTRWPPSAPVGQRRFSVGPGTTPGQLRGSPTGASSLWCSPGREGPLASLPAQDERLPSQQPPPRPPHLPVEEHRASAPAGRSPRMLHPASQQSPFMVDLHEQVHQGPVPLSYTVTTVTTQGFPLPTSQHIPGCSAQQLPACSVMFSGQHYPLCCLPPPLIQACTMQQLPVPYQAYPHLISSDHYILHPPPPAPHPQPAHMAPLGQFVSLQAQHPRMPLQRLDNDVDLRGDQHPLGSFTYSTSAPGPALSPSVPLHYLPHDPLHQELSFGVPYSHMMPRRLSTQRYRLQQPLPPPPPPPPPPPYYPSFLPYFLSMLPMSPTAMGPTISLDLDVDDVEMENYEALLNLAERLGDAKPRGLTKADIEQLPSYRFNPDSHQSEQTLCVVCFSDFEARQLLRVLPCNHEFHTKCVDKWLKANRTCPICRADASEVPREAE, encoded by the exons ATGCGACCATGGGCTCTGGCAGTGACTAGGTGGCCACCCTCTGCCCCTGTGGGTCAGCGGCGATTCTCTGTAGGACCCGGCACTACCCCGGGCCAGCTCCGGGGAAG TCCTACTGGGGCCTCCTCTCTGTGGTGCAGCCCCGGCCGCGAGGGCCCCCTGGCCAGCCTGCCTGCCCAGGATGAGCGCTTACCCTCCCAGCAGCCACCACCCCGACCACCACACCTCCCTGTAGAGGAGCACCGAGCCTCGGCTCCTGCCGGCAGGAGCCCCCGAATGCTGCACCCAGCCTCCCAACAGAGCCCGTTCATGGTTGATCTCCACGAGCAG GTGCACCAGGGACCCGTCCCTCTGTCCTACACAGTCACCACAGTGACGACCCAAGGCTTCCCCTTGCCTACAAGCCAACACATCCCTGGCTGCAGTGCCCAGCAGCTCCCAGCATGCTCCGTGATGTTCAGCGGTCAGCACTACCCCCTTTGCTGCCTCCCACCCCCG CTGATCCAGGCGTGTACCATGCAGCAGCTCCCTGTGCCCTATCAGGCCTACCCCCACCTCATCTCCAGTGATCACTACATTCTGCACCCCCCACCGCCagccccacacccccagcccGCCCACATGGCACCTCTTGGGCAGTTTGTATCGCTGCAGGCCCAGCACCCGCGAATG CCCCTGCAGCGGCTTGACAACGATGTGGACCTTCGGGGTGACCAGCACCCCCTGGGGAGCTTCACCtactccacctctgccccaggcccagccctgtcCCCATCTGTGCCCCTGCACTACCTGCCCCATGATCCACTGCACCAGGAGCTGTCTTTCGGTGTG CCATATTCCCACATGATGCCACGGAGACTGAGCACTCAGAGATACCGCCTGCAACAGCCGctgcccccgccacccccaccgccacccccgcCACCGTATTACCCCAGCTTCCTGCCCTACTTCCT CTCGATGCTGCCAATGTCACCAACAGCAATGGGGCCCACCATCAGCCTGGATCTCGATGTGGATGACGTGGAGATGGAGAACTATGAG GCCCTCCTGAACCTGGCAGAGCGGCTAGGAGATGCCAAGCCCCGGGGCCTCACCAAAGCGGACATCGAGCAGCTCCCGTCATACCGCTTTAACCCAGACAGCCATCAGTCAGAGCAGACACT GTGTGTTGTCTGCTTCAGTGACTTCGAGGCACGGCAGCTGCTCCGAGTCCTCCCCTGCAACCACGAGTTCCACACCAAGTGTGTCGACAAGTGGTTAAAG GCCAACCGGACGTGTCCCATTTGCCGGGCCGACGCCTCCGAGGTGCCCAGGGAGGCTGAGTGA
- the RNF44 gene encoding RING finger protein 44 isoform X3: MAPLSPTGASSLWCSPGREGPLASLPAQDERLPSQQPPPRPPHLPVEEHRASAPAGRSPRMLHPASQQSPFMVDLHEQVHQGPVPLSYTVTTVTTQGFPLPTSQHIPGCSAQQLPACSVMFSGQHYPLCCLPPPLIQACTMQQLPVPYQAYPHLISSDHYILHPPPPAPHPQPAHMAPLGQFVSLQAQHPRMPLQRLDNDVDLRGDQHPLGSFTYSTSAPGPALSPSVPLHYLPHDPLHQELSFGVPYSHMMPRRLSTQRYRLQQPLPPPPPPPPPPPYYPSFLPYFLSMLPMSPTAMGPTISLDLDVDDVEMENYEALLNLAERLGDAKPRGLTKADIEQLPSYRFNPDSHQSEQTLCVVCFSDFEARQLLRVLPCNHEFHTKCVDKWLKANRTCPICRADASEVPREAE; the protein is encoded by the exons A TGGCTCCCCTCAGTCCTACTGGGGCCTCCTCTCTGTGGTGCAGCCCCGGCCGCGAGGGCCCCCTGGCCAGCCTGCCTGCCCAGGATGAGCGCTTACCCTCCCAGCAGCCACCACCCCGACCACCACACCTCCCTGTAGAGGAGCACCGAGCCTCGGCTCCTGCCGGCAGGAGCCCCCGAATGCTGCACCCAGCCTCCCAACAGAGCCCGTTCATGGTTGATCTCCACGAGCAG GTGCACCAGGGACCCGTCCCTCTGTCCTACACAGTCACCACAGTGACGACCCAAGGCTTCCCCTTGCCTACAAGCCAACACATCCCTGGCTGCAGTGCCCAGCAGCTCCCAGCATGCTCCGTGATGTTCAGCGGTCAGCACTACCCCCTTTGCTGCCTCCCACCCCCG CTGATCCAGGCGTGTACCATGCAGCAGCTCCCTGTGCCCTATCAGGCCTACCCCCACCTCATCTCCAGTGATCACTACATTCTGCACCCCCCACCGCCagccccacacccccagcccGCCCACATGGCACCTCTTGGGCAGTTTGTATCGCTGCAGGCCCAGCACCCGCGAATG CCCCTGCAGCGGCTTGACAACGATGTGGACCTTCGGGGTGACCAGCACCCCCTGGGGAGCTTCACCtactccacctctgccccaggcccagccctgtcCCCATCTGTGCCCCTGCACTACCTGCCCCATGATCCACTGCACCAGGAGCTGTCTTTCGGTGTG CCATATTCCCACATGATGCCACGGAGACTGAGCACTCAGAGATACCGCCTGCAACAGCCGctgcccccgccacccccaccgccacccccgcCACCGTATTACCCCAGCTTCCTGCCCTACTTCCT CTCGATGCTGCCAATGTCACCAACAGCAATGGGGCCCACCATCAGCCTGGATCTCGATGTGGATGACGTGGAGATGGAGAACTATGAG GCCCTCCTGAACCTGGCAGAGCGGCTAGGAGATGCCAAGCCCCGGGGCCTCACCAAAGCGGACATCGAGCAGCTCCCGTCATACCGCTTTAACCCAGACAGCCATCAGTCAGAGCAGACACT GTGTGTTGTCTGCTTCAGTGACTTCGAGGCACGGCAGCTGCTCCGAGTCCTCCCCTGCAACCACGAGTTCCACACCAAGTGTGTCGACAAGTGGTTAAAG GCCAACCGGACGTGTCCCATTTGCCGGGCCGACGCCTCCGAGGTGCCCAGGGAGGCTGAGTGA
- the RNF44 gene encoding RING finger protein 44 isoform X4 has protein sequence MTHPGREGPLASLPAQDERLPSQQPPPRPPHLPVEEHRASAPAGRSPRMLHPASQQSPFMVDLHEQVHQGPVPLSYTVTTVTTQGFPLPTSQHIPGCSAQQLPACSVMFSGQHYPLCCLPPPLIQACTMQQLPVPYQAYPHLISSDHYILHPPPPAPHPQPAHMAPLGQFVSLQAQHPRMPLQRLDNDVDLRGDQHPLGSFTYSTSAPGPALSPSVPLHYLPHDPLHQELSFGVPYSHMMPRRLSTQRYRLQQPLPPPPPPPPPPPYYPSFLPYFLSMLPMSPTAMGPTISLDLDVDDVEMENYEALLNLAERLGDAKPRGLTKADIEQLPSYRFNPDSHQSEQTLCVVCFSDFEARQLLRVLPCNHEFHTKCVDKWLKANRTCPICRADASEVPREAE, from the exons ATGACACA CCCCGGCCGCGAGGGCCCCCTGGCCAGCCTGCCTGCCCAGGATGAGCGCTTACCCTCCCAGCAGCCACCACCCCGACCACCACACCTCCCTGTAGAGGAGCACCGAGCCTCGGCTCCTGCCGGCAGGAGCCCCCGAATGCTGCACCCAGCCTCCCAACAGAGCCCGTTCATGGTTGATCTCCACGAGCAG GTGCACCAGGGACCCGTCCCTCTGTCCTACACAGTCACCACAGTGACGACCCAAGGCTTCCCCTTGCCTACAAGCCAACACATCCCTGGCTGCAGTGCCCAGCAGCTCCCAGCATGCTCCGTGATGTTCAGCGGTCAGCACTACCCCCTTTGCTGCCTCCCACCCCCG CTGATCCAGGCGTGTACCATGCAGCAGCTCCCTGTGCCCTATCAGGCCTACCCCCACCTCATCTCCAGTGATCACTACATTCTGCACCCCCCACCGCCagccccacacccccagcccGCCCACATGGCACCTCTTGGGCAGTTTGTATCGCTGCAGGCCCAGCACCCGCGAATG CCCCTGCAGCGGCTTGACAACGATGTGGACCTTCGGGGTGACCAGCACCCCCTGGGGAGCTTCACCtactccacctctgccccaggcccagccctgtcCCCATCTGTGCCCCTGCACTACCTGCCCCATGATCCACTGCACCAGGAGCTGTCTTTCGGTGTG CCATATTCCCACATGATGCCACGGAGACTGAGCACTCAGAGATACCGCCTGCAACAGCCGctgcccccgccacccccaccgccacccccgcCACCGTATTACCCCAGCTTCCTGCCCTACTTCCT CTCGATGCTGCCAATGTCACCAACAGCAATGGGGCCCACCATCAGCCTGGATCTCGATGTGGATGACGTGGAGATGGAGAACTATGAG GCCCTCCTGAACCTGGCAGAGCGGCTAGGAGATGCCAAGCCCCGGGGCCTCACCAAAGCGGACATCGAGCAGCTCCCGTCATACCGCTTTAACCCAGACAGCCATCAGTCAGAGCAGACACT GTGTGTTGTCTGCTTCAGTGACTTCGAGGCACGGCAGCTGCTCCGAGTCCTCCCCTGCAACCACGAGTTCCACACCAAGTGTGTCGACAAGTGGTTAAAG GCCAACCGGACGTGTCCCATTTGCCGGGCCGACGCCTCCGAGGTGCCCAGGGAGGCTGAGTGA
- the RNF44 gene encoding RING finger protein 44 isoform X5 — protein MLHPASQQSPFMVDLHEQVHQGPVPLSYTVTTVTTQGFPLPTSQHIPGCSAQQLPACSVMFSGQHYPLCCLPPPLIQACTMQQLPVPYQAYPHLISSDHYILHPPPPAPHPQPAHMAPLGQFVSLQAQHPRMPLQRLDNDVDLRGDQHPLGSFTYSTSAPGPALSPSVPLHYLPHDPLHQELSFGVPYSHMMPRRLSTQRYRLQQPLPPPPPPPPPPPYYPSFLPYFLSMLPMSPTAMGPTISLDLDVDDVEMENYEALLNLAERLGDAKPRGLTKADIEQLPSYRFNPDSHQSEQTLCVVCFSDFEARQLLRVLPCNHEFHTKCVDKWLKANRTCPICRADASEVPREAE, from the exons ATGCTGCACCCAGCCTCCCAACAGAGCCCGTTCATGGTTGATCTCCACGAGCAG GTGCACCAGGGACCCGTCCCTCTGTCCTACACAGTCACCACAGTGACGACCCAAGGCTTCCCCTTGCCTACAAGCCAACACATCCCTGGCTGCAGTGCCCAGCAGCTCCCAGCATGCTCCGTGATGTTCAGCGGTCAGCACTACCCCCTTTGCTGCCTCCCACCCCCG CTGATCCAGGCGTGTACCATGCAGCAGCTCCCTGTGCCCTATCAGGCCTACCCCCACCTCATCTCCAGTGATCACTACATTCTGCACCCCCCACCGCCagccccacacccccagcccGCCCACATGGCACCTCTTGGGCAGTTTGTATCGCTGCAGGCCCAGCACCCGCGAATG CCCCTGCAGCGGCTTGACAACGATGTGGACCTTCGGGGTGACCAGCACCCCCTGGGGAGCTTCACCtactccacctctgccccaggcccagccctgtcCCCATCTGTGCCCCTGCACTACCTGCCCCATGATCCACTGCACCAGGAGCTGTCTTTCGGTGTG CCATATTCCCACATGATGCCACGGAGACTGAGCACTCAGAGATACCGCCTGCAACAGCCGctgcccccgccacccccaccgccacccccgcCACCGTATTACCCCAGCTTCCTGCCCTACTTCCT CTCGATGCTGCCAATGTCACCAACAGCAATGGGGCCCACCATCAGCCTGGATCTCGATGTGGATGACGTGGAGATGGAGAACTATGAG GCCCTCCTGAACCTGGCAGAGCGGCTAGGAGATGCCAAGCCCCGGGGCCTCACCAAAGCGGACATCGAGCAGCTCCCGTCATACCGCTTTAACCCAGACAGCCATCAGTCAGAGCAGACACT GTGTGTTGTCTGCTTCAGTGACTTCGAGGCACGGCAGCTGCTCCGAGTCCTCCCCTGCAACCACGAGTTCCACACCAAGTGTGTCGACAAGTGGTTAAAG GCCAACCGGACGTGTCCCATTTGCCGGGCCGACGCCTCCGAGGTGCCCAGGGAGGCTGAGTGA
- the RNF44 gene encoding RING finger protein 44 isoform X1, protein MRPWALAVTRWPPSAPVGQRRFSVGPGTTPGQLRGSPGREGPLASLPAQDERLPSQQPPPRPPHLPVEEHRASAPAGRSPRMLHPASQQSPFMVDLHEQVHQGPVPLSYTVTTVTTQGFPLPTSQHIPGCSAQQLPACSVMFSGQHYPLCCLPPPLIQACTMQQLPVPYQAYPHLISSDHYILHPPPPAPHPQPAHMAPLGQFVSLQAQHPRMPLQRLDNDVDLRGDQHPLGSFTYSTSAPGPALSPSVPLHYLPHDPLHQELSFGVPYSHMMPRRLSTQRYRLQQPLPPPPPPPPPPPYYPSFLPYFLSMLPMSPTAMGPTISLDLDVDDVEMENYEALLNLAERLGDAKPRGLTKADIEQLPSYRFNPDSHQSEQTLCVVCFSDFEARQLLRVLPCNHEFHTKCVDKWLKANRTCPICRADASEVPREAE, encoded by the exons ATGCGACCATGGGCTCTGGCAGTGACTAGGTGGCCACCCTCTGCCCCTGTGGGTCAGCGGCGATTCTCTGTAGGACCCGGCACTACCCCGGGCCAGCTCCGGGGAAG CCCCGGCCGCGAGGGCCCCCTGGCCAGCCTGCCTGCCCAGGATGAGCGCTTACCCTCCCAGCAGCCACCACCCCGACCACCACACCTCCCTGTAGAGGAGCACCGAGCCTCGGCTCCTGCCGGCAGGAGCCCCCGAATGCTGCACCCAGCCTCCCAACAGAGCCCGTTCATGGTTGATCTCCACGAGCAG GTGCACCAGGGACCCGTCCCTCTGTCCTACACAGTCACCACAGTGACGACCCAAGGCTTCCCCTTGCCTACAAGCCAACACATCCCTGGCTGCAGTGCCCAGCAGCTCCCAGCATGCTCCGTGATGTTCAGCGGTCAGCACTACCCCCTTTGCTGCCTCCCACCCCCG CTGATCCAGGCGTGTACCATGCAGCAGCTCCCTGTGCCCTATCAGGCCTACCCCCACCTCATCTCCAGTGATCACTACATTCTGCACCCCCCACCGCCagccccacacccccagcccGCCCACATGGCACCTCTTGGGCAGTTTGTATCGCTGCAGGCCCAGCACCCGCGAATG CCCCTGCAGCGGCTTGACAACGATGTGGACCTTCGGGGTGACCAGCACCCCCTGGGGAGCTTCACCtactccacctctgccccaggcccagccctgtcCCCATCTGTGCCCCTGCACTACCTGCCCCATGATCCACTGCACCAGGAGCTGTCTTTCGGTGTG CCATATTCCCACATGATGCCACGGAGACTGAGCACTCAGAGATACCGCCTGCAACAGCCGctgcccccgccacccccaccgccacccccgcCACCGTATTACCCCAGCTTCCTGCCCTACTTCCT CTCGATGCTGCCAATGTCACCAACAGCAATGGGGCCCACCATCAGCCTGGATCTCGATGTGGATGACGTGGAGATGGAGAACTATGAG GCCCTCCTGAACCTGGCAGAGCGGCTAGGAGATGCCAAGCCCCGGGGCCTCACCAAAGCGGACATCGAGCAGCTCCCGTCATACCGCTTTAACCCAGACAGCCATCAGTCAGAGCAGACACT GTGTGTTGTCTGCTTCAGTGACTTCGAGGCACGGCAGCTGCTCCGAGTCCTCCCCTGCAACCACGAGTTCCACACCAAGTGTGTCGACAAGTGGTTAAAG GCCAACCGGACGTGTCCCATTTGCCGGGCCGACGCCTCCGAGGTGCCCAGGGAGGCTGAGTGA